The DNA region ACATACCAACAAAGGCCGTAAGACCAATTGTATATTCATTGTTTGCTCCAAATATCTTTTTTGAGATGTGAAATAAAATTCGTATCATTACGATTGGTTTCTCTTTTGAAAGCGAGTCAATTCTGCGAAACTAGGAACTTTTTTGTAAAAAATATTGGGGAATCAGGAAGCTGGTGGTCAGATTCGTGAGGTTGTGGTAAGGCGATGGTATTGGGAGGCGGGTCTAGTTCCCGACCCAAATCAGGGCGGGGATAGTTAGATTCACGACCTCGCGGCTGAAAAACCTCAAAAACTAGCTGAAATCTAAATAAAAAGATTGAACAAAATTAGATTGTGCACAATCTAAAATGCAAATAGGGAGACCAAATATGTCAGAAGAATTTTACAAAATTAAAGTAAAACGAGGTTCCGAGGAAGTTCCGTTGGAGCAGTTTAAAGACAAAGTGTTACTCATTGTCAACACAGCCAGTGAATGTGGTTTTACTCCACAATACAAAGGGCTCCAGGAAACTTATGACCGTTGGAAAGGAAAGGGTTTGGAAGTATTGGCTTTCCCGTGCAATCAGTTTGGTGAACAAGAACCGGGAACAGATGCAGAGATTAAATTATTTTGCGAAAGAACATTCTTAACAACTTTTCCTATCTTTTCTAAACTAGAAGTGAACGGACCAAATACTGATCCACTTTACAAACATTTAAAAAAACAAGCTCCAGGGATTTTCGGTTCCCTTGACATCAAGTGGAATTTCACAAAATTTTTAATCGATAAAAATGGAAACGTTGTGAAACGTTATGCACCCATTACAAAACCAGAAGCGATCGAAAAGGACATTGAAAAACTTGTCCAAGGTTAAGAATCCTACAGATGAGGTTCTTCTTTTGAAGAACCAAATTTGTTTTTCCTTATATTCGTCGATGCACCGGATGATGAAGATCTATCGTCCGTTACTTGCCGCTATGGGACTGACTTATCCACAATACTTAGTAATGTTGGTGCTTTGGGAAGAGGAAGAAGCCTCAGTGAGTAGACTTGGGGATCGTTTGCAGTTAGATTCAGGAACTTTGACACCTTTATTAAAGAGATTGGAACAGAGTGGATTTGTAGAGCGAATGAGAAGTCAGGAAGATGAACGAGTCGTTGTTGTGTCTCTCACAAAGAATGGAAAACAATTACGCGAAAAGGCAAAAGCCATACCAGAACAAATTTTTTGTTTGTCTGGGATTGAAGAGAACCAAGCAATCCAACTAAAAGCAATTTTAGACGAACTTGCTCAAAGCTGAGATAAAACGAAATTTCTATCAATAATTTTTTGCTTTCTTCTTGACGTTAGATGCACACCTGAAAAGGATCTAACATCGTTTAGGTTCATTTCTATTCTTACCTGAAAAAGCGAAGGTTCATCACACATGCAGAGAATGTTTTCTTCACTTTGCTTTTTTATCTTGCTGCTTATATTTTCCTGTAAAAACCCTTTTTCCGGAAATCCCTGCGATCCGAATGGGCAAAAATTTATAGACACATTGCTGTTCAAATGGGCAACTTCGGATAACAGTACCACTTGCGGAAAAGTATACATCTTCCCAGCCGGCAAAGAAATCTTAGAATATTCGATTCCTAGTTTGGGATTAACTGGGATCATCAATGGAAACCAAATTGTAATCACTTCCGAATCAATCGTTACAATCTCTTCTTATGTTGCTAATTTTAAGACTAATGGTGTTTCTGTTTCAGTGAATGACGTTCCACAAACGAGTGGAGTGAGTTCCAATGACTATAATTCTCCATTGAAATACGTTGTGACTGGAACGGATGGTAGCACAAATGAATACACTGTACAAATGGTAGCTCCTCGCGTTTTGGGTTCTGGTTCCCTTCGGCTTTGGTTCAAAGCAGACCAGCTAACGTTAAATGATGGAGATCCGGTTACGAGCTGGTCGGATGTCAGTGGATATGGGAATCATATATCGCAACCGACTATAAATATTTGGCCTATCTATCGAAAGAATCAGGTGAACGGTTACCCTGCAGTAGCATTCAGAAGTGCACTAACATCACAAATGGAATTGCCAAGTGGTGGGGTTGGGCTATATGTTTCTGATAGCGGAAGTTTTTTCTTCGTAAAGCGTTTGGTTTCTATTGG from Leptospira noumeaensis includes:
- a CDS encoding glutathione peroxidase produces the protein MSEEFYKIKVKRGSEEVPLEQFKDKVLLIVNTASECGFTPQYKGLQETYDRWKGKGLEVLAFPCNQFGEQEPGTDAEIKLFCERTFLTTFPIFSKLEVNGPNTDPLYKHLKKQAPGIFGSLDIKWNFTKFLIDKNGNVVKRYAPITKPEAIEKDIEKLVQG
- a CDS encoding MarR family winged helix-turn-helix transcriptional regulator, encoding MSKVKNPTDEVLLLKNQICFSLYSSMHRMMKIYRPLLAAMGLTYPQYLVMLVLWEEEEASVSRLGDRLQLDSGTLTPLLKRLEQSGFVERMRSQEDERVVVVSLTKNGKQLREKAKAIPEQIFCLSGIEENQAIQLKAILDELAQS